A genomic stretch from Falco cherrug isolate bFalChe1 chromosome 1, bFalChe1.pri, whole genome shotgun sequence includes:
- the CASKIN2 gene encoding caskin-2 isoform X4 produces MGQALFCALGELLGSAKRLNVNYQDADGFSALHHAALGGSLDLISLLLEAQATVDIKDSNGMRPLHYAAWQGRVEPVRVLLRAAASVNMASLDGQIPLHLSAQYGHYEVSEMLLQHQSNPCLINKAKKTPLDLACEFGRLKVAQLLLNSHLCVALLEGQSKDATDPNYTTPLHLAAKNGHKEIIRQLLKAGIEINKQTKTGTALHEAALYGKTEVVRLLLEGGVDVNIRNTYNQTALDIVNQFTTSHASKDIKQLLREASGILKVRALKDFWNLHDPTALNVRAGDVITVLEQHPDGRWKGHIHDAQKGTDRVGYFPPSIAEVISKRTGTVVPRLAPTHQRQGPPGALPAPPGGLQHLPDECPHQAAPSVPAAYGHLTPTRTGPDSSAGDRNSVGSEGSIGSIRSAGSGQSTEGTNGQSTSILIENARPLASTGDDLQQHLLGSEPRNGQLTSTAGPQSQQTPGSCPPGDRVFSHQFLRPEQLLEGKDAEAIYNWLSEFQLESYTANFLNAGYDVPTISRMTPEDLTAIGVTKPGHRKKISTEIGQLSIAEWLPNYIPADLMDWLSAIGLPQYHKKLVNNGYDSITIVTDLTWEDLQEIGINKLGHQKKIMLAVKKLRDLRKSLNQAEATLARRKVPGALDIVTIESLENGECQSPHTPKMTTFQDSELSYELQTAMSNSCHETLGIKSSQGMSRSQESIGVRSRGSGHSQDNVLSRHLSSPSQESLGSGESSSSSGQSCAPPRSKESTAGLPGRPSPEPYGKLVSPEGLNGYANGSGGSPLKERNLPEGTDQYTWPVAQKGAGTPAVTPCTPPQTPSKATAPYVFMYPHVSLKSPTVPSLLGAEQPKTLAHAYPSVSSGQKSSLQTSAQKAFSYLHSQCGPAEPPAVPPAAGAAPGTWQPGEQHGGGEGFKYKKRSHSLNRYALSDGEHEEEEGAPTSTLGSYATLTRRPGRSQMPRAALQTDTKVTRSQSFAIRAKRKGPPPPPPKRLSSVSSTLAAEADNEQPPDPERQPAAPQDVTDAAASPGDAGHSRTVKGLAAALEGTPGPSPPKPLLAPKPLHVAQDCLPRADVNNESYNGSDSSSATLPDTGRDPFESSKPRRRTLSEPSAPMTEGAAQGGREDACSDTEEEAKPGVSSSSSQNSSSECIPFAEEGNLTIKQRPKPTGHPKADAAAPETEPGSQVVESPCPAGKEPVPPAATKEPPVLEFNLTESDTVKRRPRFREREPLQAVLKAFSMAGQAEAGASPAPQYAQAQAVSIAGPAVPAPASQAGLAGDAFDDDSVEFRIAEIEKSILSLEKGIKKAPSPTKAPGPVELLGTAVVRTPAPDVPTKHTSVASTKLVFSGPKTIYQQVLQPSRHTVAPWAATEAVPDVVGSLAAPGSLALEAGSKVSPKPLAAAPGAALAQQRLEQTNCTLAAALQAAEKKIITAEEAESHPGAAHSAKNILEDISNMFDDLADQLDAMLD; encoded by the exons GTTCTCAGCACTGCACCACGCAGCCCTGGGCGGCAGCCTGGACCTCATCtcgctgctgctggaggcacaGGCCACCGTTGACATCAAGGACAGCAATG GGATGCGGCCCCTGCACTATGCAGCCTGGCAGGGGCGTGTGGAGCCGGTGCGGGTGCTGCTGCGTGCTGCCGCCTCCGTCAACATGGCCTCGCTGGACGGGCAGATCCCGCTGCACCTCTCGGCACAGTATGGCCACTATGAGGTG TCAGAGatgctgctccagcaccagtCCAACCCCTGCCTCATCAACAAGGCAAAGAAAACCCCCCTGGACCTGGCCTGCGAGTTCGGGCGGCTGAAG gtggcccagctgctgctgaacagccaTCTGTGCGTTGCCCTCCTGGAGGGACAGTCCAAGGATGCCACCGACCCCAATTACACCACCCCGCTGCACCTGGCAGCCAAGAACGGGCACAAGGAGATCATCAG gcagctgctgaaggcCGGGATCGAGATCAACAAGCAGACAAAGACGGGCACGGCCCTGCACGAGGCTGCGCTCTATGGCAAAACGGAGGTGGTGCGgttgctgctggag GGCGGTGTCGACGTGAACATCAGGAACACCTACAACCAGACGGCACTGGATATCGTGAACCAGTTCACCACCTCACACGCCAGCAAGGATATCAAGCAGCTGCTGAGAG AGGCATCAGGAATCCTGAAGGTCCGAGCTTTGAAGGATTTTTGGAACCTCCACGACCCGACTGCTCTCAATGTCCGGGCAGGAGACGTCATCACG GTCCTGGAGCAGCATCCGGACGGGCGGTGGAAGGGGCACATCCATGATGCTCAGAAAGGCACCGATCGCGTTGGGTACTTTCCCCCCTCCATCGCCGAAGTCATCAGCAAGCGAACAG GCACGGTTGTCCCCCGCCTGGCACCCACACACCAGCGCCAGGGTCCCCCCGGGGccctcccggccccccccggcgggctgcagcacctccccGACGAGTGTCCTCACCAGGCAGCCCCAAGCGTCCCAGCGGCCTATGGCCACCTCACCCCAACCCGGACGGGCCCTGACAGCTCAG CAGGAGACAGGAACAGCGTGGGCAGCGAGGGCAGCATCGGCAGCATCCGCAGTGCTGGCAGCGGCCAGAGCACCGAGGGCACCAACGGGCAGAGCACCAGCATCCTCATCGAGAACGCCAGG ccgctggcctcCACTGGTGACGACCTCCAGCAACACCTTCTGGGATCGGAGCCGCGCAATGGGCAGTTGACCTCCACAGCAG GGCCACAGAGCCAGCAgaccccaggcagctgcccccCTGGAGACAGGGTCTTCTCCCACCAGTTCCTGCGGCCTGAGCAGCTCCTTGAGGGGAAG GACGCAGAAGCCATTTACAACTGGCTCAGTGAGTTCCAGCTGGAGTCGTACACGGCCAATTTCCTCAACGCTGGCTACGACGTCCCCACCATCAGCCGCATGACCCCAGAG GATCTGACAGCCATCGGTGTGACCAAGCCGGGCCACAGGAAGAAGATCTCCACCGAGATCGGGCAGCTCAGCATCGCTGAGTGGCTGCCCAACTACATCCCG GCTGACCTGATGGACTGGCTCAGCGCCATCGGGTTGCCTCAGTACCACAAAAAACTGGTGAACAACGGCTATGACTCCATCACCATCGTGACAGACCTGACGTGGGAGGATCTGCAAGAGATCGGCATCAACAAGCTGG GCCACCAGAAGAAGATCATGTTGGCTGTCAAGAAGCTCAGAGACCTCCGCAAAAGCCTCAACCAAGCAGAAGCAACTCTGGCAAGACGCAAAGTCCCAGGTGCCCTGGACATCGTCACCATCGAGTCACTGGAGAACGGGGAGTGCCAgtccccacacacccccaaaatGACGACCTTCCAGGACAGTGAGCTCAGCTATGAGCTGCAGACAGCCATGTCCAACAGCTGCCACGAGACGCTCGGCATCAAGAGCAGCCAGGGGATGTCACGGAGCCAGGAGAGCATCGGGGTGCGATCCCGGGGCTCAGGGCACTCGCAGGATAACGTGCTGTCCCGGCACCTCTCCAGCCCCTCGCAGGAGAGCCTGGGCAgcggggagagcagcagcagcagcgggcaGTCCTGCGCACCGCCCCGCAGCAAGGAGAGCACGGCCGGCCTGCCGGGACGGCCCAGTCCCGAGCCCTACGGGAAGCTCGTCTCCCCCGAGGGGCTGAATGGCTATGCCAACGGCAGCGGGGGCAGCCCTCTCAAGGAGAGGAACCTGCCTGAAGGCACAGATCAGTACACCTGGCCGGTGGCTCAGAAAGGTGCTGGGACACCAGCAGTCACCCCCTGTACCCCTCCCCAGACCCCCAGCAAGGCGACGGCCCCATACGTCTTTATGTACCCACACGTCTCCTTGAAATCCCCGACGGTCCCTTCCCTCCTGGGAGCGGAGCAGCCCAAGACCCTGGCACACGCGTACCCCTCTGTCTCCTCCGGACAGAAGAGCAGCCTGCAGACATCGGCTCAAAAAGCCTTCTCCTACCTGCACAGCCAGTGCGGCCCCGCAGAGCCGCCTGCTGTGCCACCCGcggctggggcagccccgggcacctggcagcctggggagcagcatgGTGGGGGCGAAGGCTTCAAGTACAAGAAGCGTTCGCACAGCCTGAACCGCTACGCACTGTCAGATGGGGAGcacgaggaggaggagggggcgcccaccagcaccctgggCTCCTACGCCACCCTGacgcggcggccgggccggagCCAGATGCCGCGAGCCGCTCTGCAGACGGACACCAAGGTGACCCGCAGCCAGTCCTTCGCCATCCGGGCCAAGCGCAAGGGGCCTCCGCCGCCACCTCCCAAGCGCCTCAGCTCCGTCTCCAGCACCCTGGCTGCCGAGGCAGACAACGAGCAGCCCCCTGACCCCGAGcggcagcctgcagccccccaggatgTGACTGATGCGGCTGCCAGCCCGGGTGACGCTGGCCACAGCAGGACAGTGAAGGGCCTGGCAGCTGCGCTGGAGGGGACACCGGGGCCGAGTCCACCCAAGCCCCTTCTGGCCCCAAAACCGCTGCACGTGGCTCAGGACTGTCTCCCCAGGGCAGATGTGAACAATGAGTCCTACAatggcagtgacagcagcagcgcCACACTTCCCGACACCGGCAGGGACCCCTTTGAGAGCAGCAAGCCACGGAGACGGACGTTGAGTGAGCCCAGCGCTCCCATGACAGAGGGGGCTGCGCAGGGTGGGCGGGAGGATGCCTGCTCGGACACAGAGGAGGAGGCTAAGCCAGGggtctcctcctcatcctcccagAACAGCTCCAGCGAGTGCATCCCCTTTGCAGAAGAAGGCAACTTAACCATCAAACAGCGACCAAAGCCCACCGGGCACCCCAAGGCTGACGCAGCTGCGCCAGAAACAGAGCCCGGTTCCCAGGTGGTGGAATCCCCCTGTCCTGCCGGGAAGGAGCCGGTGCCGCCCGCTGCCACCAAGGAGCCGCCTGTGCTGGAGTTCAACCTCACCGAGTCGGACACGGTGAAGCGCCGGCCCCGCTTCAGGGAGCGGGAGCCGCTGCAGGCGGTGCTGAAGGCGTTCAGCATGGCGGGGCAGGCGGAGGCGGGGGCCAGCCCTGCGCCCCAGTATGCCCAGGCCCAAGCAGTGAGCATCGCGGGCCCCGCTGTGCCAGCACCGGCATCACAGGCTGGGCTGGCCGGCGATGCCTTCGACGACGACAGCGTAGAGTTCAGGATTGCCGAGATAGAGAAAAGCATCTTATCACTGGAGAAGGGGATCAAGAAGGCACCGAGCCCCACCAAGGCCCCCGGCCCCGTGGAGCTGCTCGGCACTGCCGTAGTGAGGACGCCCGCTCCAG ACGTCCCCACCAAGCACACTTCCGTGGCGTCCACCAAGCTAGTCTTCTCCGGGCCCAAGACCATCTACCAGCAGGTCCTGCAGCCCTCCCGCCACACTGTTGCTCCCTGGGCGGCCACCGAGGCAGTGCCAGATGTGGTGGGGTCCCTGGCCGCTCCTGGCTCGCTGGCgctggaggcaggcagcaagGTGTCCCCGAAGCCTTTGGCCGCTGCCCCGGGGGCCGCGCTGGCCCAGCAGCGGCTGGAGCAGACCAACTGCACCCTGGCTGCCGCGCTGCAGGCGGCCGAGAAGAAGATCATCACAGCGGAGGAGGCGGAGAG ccaccccgGGGCCGCGCACTCGGCCAAGAACATCCTGGAAGACATCAGCAACATGTTCGATGACCTGGCTGACCAGCTGGACGCGATGCTGGACTGA
- the CASKIN2 gene encoding caskin-2 isoform X1, with the protein MGREQELIQAVKNGDVPGVQKLVAKIKASKSSEYPELLGSAKRLNVNYQDADGFSALHHAALGGSLDLISLLLEAQATVDIKDSNGMRPLHYAAWQGRVEPVRVLLRAAASVNMASLDGQIPLHLSAQYGHYEVSEMLLQHQSNPCLINKAKKTPLDLACEFGRLKVAQLLLNSHLCVALLEGQSKDATDPNYTTPLHLAAKNGHKEIIRQLLKAGIEINKQTKTGTALHEAALYGKTEVVRLLLEGGVDVNIRNTYNQTALDIVNQFTTSHASKDIKQLLREASGILKVRALKDFWNLHDPTALNVRAGDVITVLEQHPDGRWKGHIHDAQKGTDRVGYFPPSIAEVISKRTGTVVPRLAPTHQRQGPPGALPAPPGGLQHLPDECPHQAAPSVPAAYGHLTPTRTGPDSSAGDRNSVGSEGSIGSIRSAGSGQSTEGTNGQSTSILIENARPLASTGDDLQQHLLGSEPRNGQLTSTAGPQSQQTPGSCPPGDRVFSHQFLRPEQLLEGKDAEAIYNWLSEFQLESYTANFLNAGYDVPTISRMTPEDLTAIGVTKPGHRKKISTEIGQLSIAEWLPNYIPADLMDWLSAIGLPQYHKKLVNNGYDSITIVTDLTWEDLQEIGINKLGHQKKIMLAVKKLRDLRKSLNQAEATLARRKVPGALDIVTIESLENGECQSPHTPKMTTFQDSELSYELQTAMSNSCHETLGIKSSQGMSRSQESIGVRSRGSGHSQDNVLSRHLSSPSQESLGSGESSSSSGQSCAPPRSKESTAGLPGRPSPEPYGKLVSPEGLNGYANGSGGSPLKERNLPEGTDQYTWPVAQKGAGTPAVTPCTPPQTPSKATAPYVFMYPHVSLKSPTVPSLLGAEQPKTLAHAYPSVSSGQKSSLQTSAQKAFSYLHSQCGPAEPPAVPPAAGAAPGTWQPGEQHGGGEGFKYKKRSHSLNRYALSDGEHEEEEGAPTSTLGSYATLTRRPGRSQMPRAALQTDTKVTRSQSFAIRAKRKGPPPPPPKRLSSVSSTLAAEADNEQPPDPERQPAAPQDVTDAAASPGDAGHSRTVKGLAAALEGTPGPSPPKPLLAPKPLHVAQDCLPRADVNNESYNGSDSSSATLPDTGRDPFESSKPRRRTLSEPSAPMTEGAAQGGREDACSDTEEEAKPGVSSSSSQNSSSECIPFAEEGNLTIKQRPKPTGHPKADAAAPETEPGSQVVESPCPAGKEPVPPAATKEPPVLEFNLTESDTVKRRPRFREREPLQAVLKAFSMAGQAEAGASPAPQYAQAQAVSIAGPAVPAPASQAGLAGDAFDDDSVEFRIAEIEKSILSLEKGIKKAPSPTKAPGPVELLGTAVVRTPAPDVPTKHTSVASTKLVFSGPKTIYQQVLQPSRHTVAPWAATEAVPDVVGSLAAPGSLALEAGSKVSPKPLAAAPGAALAQQRLEQTNCTLAAALQAAEKKIITAEEAESHPGAAHSAKNILEDISNMFDDLADQLDAMLD; encoded by the exons GTTCTCAGCACTGCACCACGCAGCCCTGGGCGGCAGCCTGGACCTCATCtcgctgctgctggaggcacaGGCCACCGTTGACATCAAGGACAGCAATG GGATGCGGCCCCTGCACTATGCAGCCTGGCAGGGGCGTGTGGAGCCGGTGCGGGTGCTGCTGCGTGCTGCCGCCTCCGTCAACATGGCCTCGCTGGACGGGCAGATCCCGCTGCACCTCTCGGCACAGTATGGCCACTATGAGGTG TCAGAGatgctgctccagcaccagtCCAACCCCTGCCTCATCAACAAGGCAAAGAAAACCCCCCTGGACCTGGCCTGCGAGTTCGGGCGGCTGAAG gtggcccagctgctgctgaacagccaTCTGTGCGTTGCCCTCCTGGAGGGACAGTCCAAGGATGCCACCGACCCCAATTACACCACCCCGCTGCACCTGGCAGCCAAGAACGGGCACAAGGAGATCATCAG gcagctgctgaaggcCGGGATCGAGATCAACAAGCAGACAAAGACGGGCACGGCCCTGCACGAGGCTGCGCTCTATGGCAAAACGGAGGTGGTGCGgttgctgctggag GGCGGTGTCGACGTGAACATCAGGAACACCTACAACCAGACGGCACTGGATATCGTGAACCAGTTCACCACCTCACACGCCAGCAAGGATATCAAGCAGCTGCTGAGAG AGGCATCAGGAATCCTGAAGGTCCGAGCTTTGAAGGATTTTTGGAACCTCCACGACCCGACTGCTCTCAATGTCCGGGCAGGAGACGTCATCACG GTCCTGGAGCAGCATCCGGACGGGCGGTGGAAGGGGCACATCCATGATGCTCAGAAAGGCACCGATCGCGTTGGGTACTTTCCCCCCTCCATCGCCGAAGTCATCAGCAAGCGAACAG GCACGGTTGTCCCCCGCCTGGCACCCACACACCAGCGCCAGGGTCCCCCCGGGGccctcccggccccccccggcgggctgcagcacctccccGACGAGTGTCCTCACCAGGCAGCCCCAAGCGTCCCAGCGGCCTATGGCCACCTCACCCCAACCCGGACGGGCCCTGACAGCTCAG CAGGAGACAGGAACAGCGTGGGCAGCGAGGGCAGCATCGGCAGCATCCGCAGTGCTGGCAGCGGCCAGAGCACCGAGGGCACCAACGGGCAGAGCACCAGCATCCTCATCGAGAACGCCAGG ccgctggcctcCACTGGTGACGACCTCCAGCAACACCTTCTGGGATCGGAGCCGCGCAATGGGCAGTTGACCTCCACAGCAG GGCCACAGAGCCAGCAgaccccaggcagctgcccccCTGGAGACAGGGTCTTCTCCCACCAGTTCCTGCGGCCTGAGCAGCTCCTTGAGGGGAAG GACGCAGAAGCCATTTACAACTGGCTCAGTGAGTTCCAGCTGGAGTCGTACACGGCCAATTTCCTCAACGCTGGCTACGACGTCCCCACCATCAGCCGCATGACCCCAGAG GATCTGACAGCCATCGGTGTGACCAAGCCGGGCCACAGGAAGAAGATCTCCACCGAGATCGGGCAGCTCAGCATCGCTGAGTGGCTGCCCAACTACATCCCG GCTGACCTGATGGACTGGCTCAGCGCCATCGGGTTGCCTCAGTACCACAAAAAACTGGTGAACAACGGCTATGACTCCATCACCATCGTGACAGACCTGACGTGGGAGGATCTGCAAGAGATCGGCATCAACAAGCTGG GCCACCAGAAGAAGATCATGTTGGCTGTCAAGAAGCTCAGAGACCTCCGCAAAAGCCTCAACCAAGCAGAAGCAACTCTGGCAAGACGCAAAGTCCCAGGTGCCCTGGACATCGTCACCATCGAGTCACTGGAGAACGGGGAGTGCCAgtccccacacacccccaaaatGACGACCTTCCAGGACAGTGAGCTCAGCTATGAGCTGCAGACAGCCATGTCCAACAGCTGCCACGAGACGCTCGGCATCAAGAGCAGCCAGGGGATGTCACGGAGCCAGGAGAGCATCGGGGTGCGATCCCGGGGCTCAGGGCACTCGCAGGATAACGTGCTGTCCCGGCACCTCTCCAGCCCCTCGCAGGAGAGCCTGGGCAgcggggagagcagcagcagcagcgggcaGTCCTGCGCACCGCCCCGCAGCAAGGAGAGCACGGCCGGCCTGCCGGGACGGCCCAGTCCCGAGCCCTACGGGAAGCTCGTCTCCCCCGAGGGGCTGAATGGCTATGCCAACGGCAGCGGGGGCAGCCCTCTCAAGGAGAGGAACCTGCCTGAAGGCACAGATCAGTACACCTGGCCGGTGGCTCAGAAAGGTGCTGGGACACCAGCAGTCACCCCCTGTACCCCTCCCCAGACCCCCAGCAAGGCGACGGCCCCATACGTCTTTATGTACCCACACGTCTCCTTGAAATCCCCGACGGTCCCTTCCCTCCTGGGAGCGGAGCAGCCCAAGACCCTGGCACACGCGTACCCCTCTGTCTCCTCCGGACAGAAGAGCAGCCTGCAGACATCGGCTCAAAAAGCCTTCTCCTACCTGCACAGCCAGTGCGGCCCCGCAGAGCCGCCTGCTGTGCCACCCGcggctggggcagccccgggcacctggcagcctggggagcagcatgGTGGGGGCGAAGGCTTCAAGTACAAGAAGCGTTCGCACAGCCTGAACCGCTACGCACTGTCAGATGGGGAGcacgaggaggaggagggggcgcccaccagcaccctgggCTCCTACGCCACCCTGacgcggcggccgggccggagCCAGATGCCGCGAGCCGCTCTGCAGACGGACACCAAGGTGACCCGCAGCCAGTCCTTCGCCATCCGGGCCAAGCGCAAGGGGCCTCCGCCGCCACCTCCCAAGCGCCTCAGCTCCGTCTCCAGCACCCTGGCTGCCGAGGCAGACAACGAGCAGCCCCCTGACCCCGAGcggcagcctgcagccccccaggatgTGACTGATGCGGCTGCCAGCCCGGGTGACGCTGGCCACAGCAGGACAGTGAAGGGCCTGGCAGCTGCGCTGGAGGGGACACCGGGGCCGAGTCCACCCAAGCCCCTTCTGGCCCCAAAACCGCTGCACGTGGCTCAGGACTGTCTCCCCAGGGCAGATGTGAACAATGAGTCCTACAatggcagtgacagcagcagcgcCACACTTCCCGACACCGGCAGGGACCCCTTTGAGAGCAGCAAGCCACGGAGACGGACGTTGAGTGAGCCCAGCGCTCCCATGACAGAGGGGGCTGCGCAGGGTGGGCGGGAGGATGCCTGCTCGGACACAGAGGAGGAGGCTAAGCCAGGggtctcctcctcatcctcccagAACAGCTCCAGCGAGTGCATCCCCTTTGCAGAAGAAGGCAACTTAACCATCAAACAGCGACCAAAGCCCACCGGGCACCCCAAGGCTGACGCAGCTGCGCCAGAAACAGAGCCCGGTTCCCAGGTGGTGGAATCCCCCTGTCCTGCCGGGAAGGAGCCGGTGCCGCCCGCTGCCACCAAGGAGCCGCCTGTGCTGGAGTTCAACCTCACCGAGTCGGACACGGTGAAGCGCCGGCCCCGCTTCAGGGAGCGGGAGCCGCTGCAGGCGGTGCTGAAGGCGTTCAGCATGGCGGGGCAGGCGGAGGCGGGGGCCAGCCCTGCGCCCCAGTATGCCCAGGCCCAAGCAGTGAGCATCGCGGGCCCCGCTGTGCCAGCACCGGCATCACAGGCTGGGCTGGCCGGCGATGCCTTCGACGACGACAGCGTAGAGTTCAGGATTGCCGAGATAGAGAAAAGCATCTTATCACTGGAGAAGGGGATCAAGAAGGCACCGAGCCCCACCAAGGCCCCCGGCCCCGTGGAGCTGCTCGGCACTGCCGTAGTGAGGACGCCCGCTCCAG ACGTCCCCACCAAGCACACTTCCGTGGCGTCCACCAAGCTAGTCTTCTCCGGGCCCAAGACCATCTACCAGCAGGTCCTGCAGCCCTCCCGCCACACTGTTGCTCCCTGGGCGGCCACCGAGGCAGTGCCAGATGTGGTGGGGTCCCTGGCCGCTCCTGGCTCGCTGGCgctggaggcaggcagcaagGTGTCCCCGAAGCCTTTGGCCGCTGCCCCGGGGGCCGCGCTGGCCCAGCAGCGGCTGGAGCAGACCAACTGCACCCTGGCTGCCGCGCTGCAGGCGGCCGAGAAGAAGATCATCACAGCGGAGGAGGCGGAGAG ccaccccgGGGCCGCGCACTCGGCCAAGAACATCCTGGAAGACATCAGCAACATGTTCGATGACCTGGCTGACCAGCTGGACGCGATGCTGGACTGA